In a single window of the Pontibacter russatus genome:
- a CDS encoding manganese catalase family protein — MFHHVKELQFNARVSKPDPKFASLLLEQFGGANGELKAAMQYFVQAFPARQPYPDKYDMLMDIATEEFSHLEIVGATIQMLLGNLNGELKKAADESEIMQLLKGKAEKESFIHEAMVNPQFFGLSGGSPTLTNSQGVPWNGSYVDANGDMAVDLRSNIAAEGRAKIVYEYLMQFTDDAYVKETLKFLMTREIAHAQMFEAALATIKPNFPPGVLQGDPRYSNTYFNMSNGMEVRGPWNNGASPELGEEWQYVQDPLSHVIQTNGLLDQQPVGASMTMDQAEQKSKALGEERSGHISENVPKGENQWSTYPQQNL, encoded by the coding sequence ATGTTCCATCACGTAAAAGAGTTACAGTTTAATGCGCGCGTCTCGAAGCCGGACCCCAAGTTTGCCAGCCTGCTGCTGGAGCAGTTCGGCGGCGCGAACGGGGAACTGAAGGCGGCCATGCAGTATTTTGTGCAGGCTTTCCCGGCCCGCCAGCCCTATCCCGACAAGTACGACATGCTCATGGACATCGCTACCGAGGAGTTCAGCCACCTGGAGATTGTCGGGGCCACCATCCAGATGCTGCTCGGCAACCTGAACGGGGAGCTGAAGAAGGCGGCAGACGAGTCCGAAATCATGCAACTGCTCAAAGGCAAAGCCGAGAAAGAGTCCTTCATACACGAGGCCATGGTCAACCCACAGTTCTTCGGGCTGAGCGGCGGCAGCCCCACGCTCACCAACAGCCAGGGCGTGCCGTGGAACGGCTCCTATGTAGACGCGAACGGCGACATGGCAGTGGACCTTCGCTCCAACATCGCGGCGGAGGGCCGGGCCAAGATTGTGTACGAGTACCTGATGCAGTTCACCGACGACGCTTATGTGAAGGAGACGCTCAAGTTCCTGATGACGCGCGAGATAGCGCACGCCCAGATGTTCGAGGCCGCCCTGGCCACCATCAAGCCAAACTTCCCGCCGGGAGTGCTGCAGGGCGACCCGCGCTACAGCAACACGTATTTCAACATGTCGAACGGCATGGAGGTGCGCGGCCCCTGGAACAATGGCGCAAGCCCTGAACTGGGCGAGGAGTGGCAGTACGTGCAGGACCCGCTGAGCCACGTAATCCAGACAAACGGCCTGCTGGACCAGCAGCCAGTGGGAGCAAGCATGACGATGGACCAGGCGGAGCAGAAGAGCAAGGCGCTCGGGGAGGAGCGGAGCGGCCATATATCTGAGAATGTACCAAAAGGGGAAAACCAGTGGAGCACGTATCCGCAGCAGAACCTTTAG
- a CDS encoding DsbA family oxidoreductase, with translation MAEDKLTEGKSLKTEEGSVEIQFYTDPLCCWSWAFEPQWRRLRYEYSGRIKWRYRMAGLIPNWGSYSDPLNGVTKPIQMGPIWLEAKHLSGMPIEDKVWFSNPPASSYPACIAVKCAGLQSAGAAEIYLRRVREAIMLHGRDISKTEVLLEVAKALSEESPDLLHYTMFEQQLHGEAARKAFEEDLMQVRYHRITRYPALTISKPGQEGLLIVGYRPYEALVSTLQKVAPELEPVRQVQDVAEYRRFWGGATDREVAEALRAGGQGQAASALSKPPK, from the coding sequence ATGGCAGAAGATAAATTAACAGAGGGTAAATCGCTTAAAACAGAGGAGGGGTCGGTGGAGATTCAGTTCTACACCGACCCCCTTTGCTGCTGGAGCTGGGCCTTTGAGCCACAGTGGCGGCGGCTGCGCTACGAGTACAGCGGCAGGATAAAGTGGCGCTACCGCATGGCGGGCCTCATCCCCAACTGGGGCAGCTACAGCGACCCCCTGAACGGCGTGACAAAGCCCATCCAGATGGGGCCTATATGGCTGGAGGCAAAACACCTGTCGGGCATGCCCATCGAGGACAAGGTGTGGTTCAGCAACCCGCCTGCCTCCTCCTATCCCGCCTGCATAGCCGTGAAATGCGCAGGCCTGCAGTCTGCGGGTGCGGCCGAGATATACCTGCGCCGCGTGCGCGAAGCCATCATGCTGCATGGCAGGGACATCTCTAAAACGGAAGTGCTGCTGGAAGTGGCGAAGGCGCTCTCGGAGGAAAGCCCTGATTTGCTGCACTATACCATGTTCGAGCAGCAACTGCACGGCGAGGCGGCCCGGAAAGCCTTTGAGGAGGACCTGATGCAGGTGCGCTATCACCGCATTACCCGCTATCCCGCCCTCACTATCAGCAAGCCCGGGCAGGAAGGCCTGCTCATTGTAGGGTACCGGCCTTACGAGGCGCTGGTGAGTACGCTGCAGAAGGTGGCGCCGGAACTGGAGCCCGTCCGGCAAGTGCAGGATGTGGCGGAGTACCGGCGGTTCTGGGGCGGTGCCACAGACAGAGAAGTAGCGGAGGCACTACGCGCAGGAGGCCAGGGGCAAGCTGCATCTGCTTTAAGCAAGCCTCCGAAGTAA
- a CDS encoding copper-translocating P-type ATPase, whose product MNHDHQHHHSARERAANEAGKTEERLEEKTLHGHGQAMHRDTTGHPPHGEHSHDHHRMMIEDFKKRFWVSLALSVPVIILSPMVQHILGFKLEVPYSLYIAFVLSSVIYFYGGWPFLAGLWEEVKKGTPGMMTLIGVAITVAYLYSTAVTFGLEGMDFFWELATLIVIMLLGHWIEMRSVLGASKALELLVGMMPAEAMLIRDGETVKARIEDLQKGDLILVKPGEKVPADGVVEDGESHLNESMLTGESKPVKKNSGDKVIGGSINGNGVLRVRVEYTGKESYLNKVITLVQEAQKTKSETQRLADKAAKWLTYLALTAGFGTLAAWLLAGAALDFALERMVTVMVISCPHALGLAVPLVVAISTAVSANNGLLIRNRTAFENSRKITTIIFDKTGTLTQGSHEIASVVAFGNTMDEREMLRLAAGVEQNSEHFIAQGILRKVKSEGIAVPPSQGFNYLPGKGLEGVVEGKDVKVVGPNYIKEYDIAVPASEAEEGVETVVYVLVDSQPVGYITMRDQIREESAGAIRVLKENGIKNLLLTGDNERVAKSVSDQLGMDGYLANVLPHQKQEKVKELQAKGEFVAMTGDGVNDAPALAQADVGIAVGSGTDVAAETADIILVNSNPQDIASLILFGKATYRKMIQNLVWATAYNVIALPLAAGVLYQQGIMVSPAVGAALMSLSTVIVAVNAQLLRRQLK is encoded by the coding sequence ATGAATCACGACCACCAACACCACCACAGCGCCAGAGAGCGGGCAGCGAACGAAGCCGGAAAGACAGAAGAGCGGCTGGAAGAAAAGACGCTGCACGGCCACGGGCAGGCCATGCACCGGGACACGACCGGCCACCCGCCGCACGGGGAGCACAGCCACGACCACCACCGCATGATGATCGAGGACTTCAAAAAGCGGTTCTGGGTGTCGCTGGCGCTCTCTGTCCCTGTCATTATCCTGAGCCCGATGGTGCAGCACATCCTGGGCTTCAAGCTGGAGGTGCCTTACAGCCTGTACATCGCCTTCGTGCTCTCCTCCGTCATCTATTTCTACGGCGGCTGGCCCTTCCTGGCGGGGCTTTGGGAAGAAGTTAAGAAAGGAACGCCCGGCATGATGACGCTCATCGGGGTGGCCATCACGGTGGCTTATTTATATAGCACAGCCGTGACGTTCGGGCTGGAGGGCATGGACTTCTTCTGGGAGTTGGCCACGCTGATCGTGATTATGCTGCTGGGGCACTGGATCGAGATGCGCTCGGTGCTGGGTGCCTCCAAGGCGCTGGAGCTGCTGGTGGGCATGATGCCCGCTGAGGCCATGCTGATCCGGGATGGGGAGACGGTGAAAGCAAGGATAGAGGACCTGCAGAAAGGTGACCTGATACTGGTAAAGCCGGGCGAGAAGGTGCCCGCCGACGGCGTGGTGGAGGACGGCGAGAGCCACCTGAACGAGAGCATGCTCACCGGCGAGAGCAAACCAGTCAAGAAGAACAGCGGCGACAAAGTAATCGGCGGCTCCATCAACGGAAACGGTGTGCTGCGGGTGCGGGTAGAGTATACCGGCAAAGAGAGCTACCTCAACAAGGTGATCACGCTGGTGCAGGAGGCGCAGAAGACCAAGTCCGAAACGCAGCGCCTGGCCGACAAGGCTGCCAAGTGGCTGACTTATCTCGCCCTCACGGCCGGCTTCGGCACGCTGGCTGCCTGGCTGCTGGCCGGGGCGGCGCTTGATTTCGCCCTGGAGCGCATGGTGACGGTGATGGTGATCTCCTGTCCGCATGCGCTGGGGCTGGCGGTGCCGCTGGTGGTGGCCATCTCCACGGCCGTGTCTGCCAATAACGGCCTGCTCATCCGCAACCGCACCGCCTTCGAGAACTCCCGCAAGATCACCACCATCATCTTCGACAAAACCGGCACCCTTACCCAGGGCTCCCACGAAATTGCCTCTGTCGTAGCGTTCGGAAACACTATGGATGAGCGGGAAATGCTGCGCCTGGCGGCTGGCGTGGAGCAGAACTCGGAGCACTTTATCGCACAGGGTATACTGCGCAAGGTTAAATCTGAAGGTATAGCGGTCCCTCCTTCTCAAGGCTTCAACTACCTGCCGGGCAAAGGGCTGGAAGGTGTGGTGGAAGGAAAAGATGTGAAAGTGGTAGGGCCGAACTATATAAAGGAGTATGACATTGCCGTGCCCGCCAGCGAGGCCGAAGAGGGCGTTGAAACAGTGGTATACGTGCTCGTGGACAGCCAGCCGGTCGGCTACATCACCATGCGCGACCAGATACGGGAAGAGTCGGCCGGAGCGATACGGGTGCTGAAGGAGAACGGCATCAAAAACCTGCTGCTCACCGGCGACAACGAGCGCGTGGCCAAGAGCGTGAGCGACCAACTGGGCATGGACGGCTACCTGGCCAACGTGCTGCCCCACCAAAAACAGGAAAAGGTGAAAGAACTGCAGGCCAAAGGGGAGTTTGTGGCCATGACGGGCGACGGCGTGAACGACGCCCCTGCCCTGGCCCAGGCCGATGTGGGTATCGCCGTGGGCTCCGGCACGGACGTGGCCGCCGAGACAGCCGACATCATCCTGGTCAACAGCAACCCGCAGGATATCGCCTCCCTCATCCTCTTCGGCAAGGCCACCTACCGCAAGATGATCCAGAACCTGGTCTGGGCCACCGCCTACAACGTCATCGCGCTCCCGCTGGCTGCTGGTGTGCTTTACCAGCAGGGCATCATGGTCTCCCCCGCCGTGGGTGCCGCTTTGATGAGCCTGAGCACCGTGATCGTGGCCGTCAACGCGCAACTGCTGCGCAGGCAGCTCAAATAA
- a CDS encoding Gfo/Idh/MocA family protein has translation MNRKLRMGMLGGGKDAFIGAIHRIAANMDGMVELVCGALSINQEIAIDSGRSLFLPEDRIYTNYEEMIQKESQLPEGERMDFITIVTPNFAHFAPAMLALENGFHVVIEKPITLTLDEAKQLKAKVEETGLILCLTHTYTGYPMVKQAKEIIASGALGKVRKVAVEYRQGWLSKMTEREGNAGAAWRTDPKKGGKSSVMGDIGTHAFNLAEYITGLQVTQLCADLDIIVEGRLSDDDGAVLLKFDNGARGVLTASQVAAGEENNLLIKIDGEEGGLEWHQQEPNTLLLKWQGKPTEVYRAGQPYLGTLAKNNTRTPGGHPEGYLEAFGNIYRNFVQAVSARMDGQENTTAEFPSVEEGLRGMAFVESAVASNESDQKWTDFTI, from the coding sequence ATGAACCGAAAATTAAGGATGGGCATGCTCGGCGGGGGCAAAGATGCCTTTATCGGAGCCATTCACCGCATCGCTGCCAATATGGACGGGATGGTAGAGCTGGTGTGCGGCGCCCTGAGCATCAACCAGGAAATAGCCATTGACAGCGGCCGCTCCCTGTTTCTTCCCGAAGACAGGATCTATACCAACTACGAGGAGATGATACAGAAAGAAAGCCAGCTGCCCGAGGGGGAGCGGATGGACTTCATCACCATCGTTACCCCTAACTTTGCCCACTTTGCCCCGGCCATGCTGGCGCTCGAAAACGGCTTCCATGTGGTCATCGAAAAACCTATCACGCTGACGCTTGACGAGGCCAAGCAACTGAAAGCGAAAGTAGAGGAAACCGGCCTTATCCTCTGCCTCACCCACACCTACACCGGCTACCCGATGGTGAAGCAGGCAAAGGAAATCATCGCGTCCGGCGCGCTCGGGAAGGTAAGAAAAGTAGCGGTGGAGTACCGCCAGGGCTGGCTGAGCAAGATGACGGAGCGGGAGGGCAACGCGGGCGCCGCCTGGAGAACCGACCCCAAAAAGGGCGGCAAGAGTTCCGTGATGGGCGATATCGGCACGCACGCCTTCAACCTGGCCGAGTACATTACCGGGCTGCAGGTGACGCAGCTCTGCGCTGACCTCGACATTATTGTGGAGGGAAGGCTGTCGGATGACGACGGCGCGGTGCTGCTCAAGTTCGATAACGGCGCCAGAGGCGTTCTGACGGCCTCGCAGGTGGCCGCCGGGGAGGAAAACAACCTCCTGATAAAAATAGACGGCGAAGAGGGCGGCCTGGAGTGGCACCAGCAGGAGCCGAACACTTTACTACTGAAATGGCAGGGCAAACCTACCGAAGTGTACCGCGCAGGACAGCCTTACCTGGGCACGCTGGCCAAGAACAACACCCGCACCCCGGGCGGCCACCCCGAGGGCTACCTCGAGGCGTTCGGCAACATCTACAGAAACTTCGTGCAGGCCGTGTCGGCCAGAATGGACGGCCAGGAGAACACCACTGCTGAGTTCCCATCTGTGGAAGAAGGCCTGCGAGGGATGGCCTTCGTGGAGAGCGCGGTAGCCTCCAACGAGTCCGACCAGAAGTGGACGGACTTCACTATCTAA
- a CDS encoding TlpA family protein disulfide reductase: MNKRKFSLRNIPGWAVMLAIFGILYATGLHTEAIGQVQRLLLATGIKKADVPEPVSAAPPAAPEVTSAVAAGMAGAGFQLTGLDGKTIAFESLKGKVVFMNIWATWCPPCIAEMPNIQSLYEKVGSDKIAFVMLSVDEGGMEKVRKFIDKKGYTFPVYMPASQFPQEFYSNAIPTTFIISPEGKIVAKQEGMAEYDTPEVREFLQSMVKK; encoded by the coding sequence ATGAACAAGCGTAAATTTTCACTCAGGAACATTCCGGGCTGGGCCGTCATGCTCGCTATTTTCGGAATCTTATATGCGACGGGCCTGCACACAGAGGCCATCGGGCAGGTGCAGCGGCTGCTGCTGGCCACCGGCATCAAAAAAGCCGACGTGCCCGAGCCTGTGTCGGCGGCCCCTCCTGCTGCACCGGAAGTCACCTCCGCTGTAGCAGCGGGCATGGCAGGCGCCGGGTTCCAACTAACGGGGCTGGACGGCAAAACAATAGCCTTCGAGAGCCTGAAAGGCAAGGTGGTGTTTATGAACATCTGGGCGACCTGGTGCCCGCCCTGCATCGCTGAGATGCCGAATATCCAAAGCCTGTACGAGAAAGTGGGCTCCGACAAAATCGCTTTCGTGATGCTGTCGGTGGACGAGGGCGGTATGGAGAAGGTGCGGAAATTCATTGACAAGAAAGGCTACACCTTCCCGGTATATATGCCCGCCAGCCAGTTTCCGCAGGAGTTTTACTCCAACGCCATCCCCACCACGTTCATCATCTCGCCGGAGGGCAAGATTGTGGCCAAACAGGAAGGCATGGCCGAGTACGACACCCCGGAAGTGCGGGAGTTCCTGCAAAGCATGGTGAAGAAGTAA
- a CDS encoding DoxX family membrane protein codes for MENTPLQKLSFLAMRGMASLIFITAGLNHLFNTTGVTARLEKVPIAHMAAWVAPPETLIILSGAGLLLGGFMLLAGFRTRVAAAVLLAILIPITLTVQVANPAGAGPLFKNIALMGVLLFFMANGAVYYSLDQLPALKKKAQGSMRGTRPGRYAAVLAAAFVMLLGARTTAVQAQQGTATAAAKKRYAVLISQPNHLKAAVNTAETITPNSPYNRGSFVVMACGKSVEAFVKGSNMAQQLGQGRAAGVTYKVCGLSLKQFSIDPETLVDGVEVVPNGLTYLFDLQRQGYITVEL; via the coding sequence ATGGAAAATACCCCTTTGCAAAAACTATCGTTTCTGGCGATGCGCGGCATGGCCAGCCTCATCTTTATTACTGCCGGCCTGAACCACCTTTTTAACACCACCGGTGTAACTGCCCGGCTCGAGAAAGTGCCTATCGCACATATGGCTGCCTGGGTTGCGCCGCCCGAAACACTGATTATACTATCAGGAGCCGGGCTGCTTCTGGGCGGTTTTATGCTGCTGGCAGGGTTCAGGACCAGGGTGGCCGCCGCCGTGCTGTTAGCCATCCTTATCCCCATTACCCTGACGGTGCAGGTGGCGAACCCAGCTGGTGCGGGGCCTTTGTTCAAGAACATTGCCCTGATGGGCGTGCTGCTGTTTTTTATGGCGAATGGTGCCGTATATTACAGCCTGGACCAGTTACCAGCGCTGAAAAAGAAAGCGCAGGGTAGCATGAGGGGCACGCGCCCCGGAAGGTATGCCGCTGTACTGGCCGCTGCCTTCGTCATGCTGCTCGGCGCGCGTACCACGGCAGTGCAGGCACAGCAAGGCACTGCCACAGCGGCTGCCAAGAAGAGGTACGCGGTGCTCATCAGCCAGCCCAACCACCTGAAAGCAGCCGTAAACACCGCCGAAACCATAACACCGAACAGCCCCTACAACCGCGGGAGCTTTGTGGTGATGGCCTGCGGCAAATCCGTGGAGGCCTTCGTGAAAGGAAGCAACATGGCGCAGCAACTCGGACAAGGCCGCGCAGCGGGCGTCACCTACAAAGTCTGCGGCCTGTCGCTGAAGCAGTTCAGCATCGACCCGGAAACGCTGGTGGACGGCGTGGAGGTTGTCCCGAACGGCCTCACCTATCTGTTCGACCTGCAGCGGCAGGGCTATATAACGGTTGAGTTGTAG
- a CDS encoding sulfite exporter TauE/SafE family protein: MEILGYAAALIIGLSLGLIGGGGSILTVPVLVYLLGFSPVLSTAYSLFIVGLTSLVGSYKFYKKGLVSLKTAAVFGLPSIVSVYLTRRYLVPAIPENLFTVGDLLVTRGVLLMLLFAALMVFASISMIRAKEDPAEESADTEADLKQPDASHPEPRFNYAGILAEGVVVGTLTGLVGAGGGFLIIPALVLFSKLDMKMAVGTSLLIIAVKSLFGFLGDIYNYEIDWLFLTIFSAISIAGIFIGTFLSTKVRADKLKTSFGWFVLVMGIYIILKEIFLA, translated from the coding sequence ATGGAAATTTTAGGATACGCGGCGGCACTAATCATCGGGCTTTCACTTGGGTTGATTGGGGGCGGGGGCTCTATTTTAACGGTGCCGGTGCTGGTGTATCTGCTCGGCTTCAGCCCGGTGCTCTCCACCGCATACTCCCTGTTCATCGTCGGCCTCACCAGTCTGGTGGGCTCTTATAAGTTTTATAAAAAAGGGCTGGTGAGCCTGAAGACGGCGGCGGTTTTCGGGCTGCCCTCCATCGTGTCGGTGTACCTCACGCGCCGCTACCTGGTACCGGCCATCCCCGAAAACCTCTTCACGGTAGGCGACCTGCTGGTGACCAGGGGCGTGCTGCTGATGCTCTTGTTTGCCGCCCTGATGGTGTTTGCCTCCATCAGCATGATCCGGGCGAAAGAAGACCCGGCAGAGGAGAGCGCCGACACAGAAGCGGATCTAAAACAGCCAGACGCCTCGCATCCTGAGCCGAGGTTCAACTACGCCGGTATCCTGGCCGAGGGTGTGGTGGTGGGAACCCTGACAGGCCTGGTGGGCGCGGGCGGCGGCTTCCTGATTATCCCGGCGCTGGTGCTCTTCAGCAAGCTGGACATGAAGATGGCGGTGGGTACCTCGCTGCTGATCATCGCGGTCAAGTCGCTCTTTGGCTTCCTTGGCGACATCTACAACTACGAGATCGACTGGCTGTTCCTGACCATTTTCTCCGCCATCTCCATTGCGGGCATTTTCATCGGCACGTTCCTCTCCACCAAAGTGCGCGCCGACAAACTGAAAACCTCCTTTGGCTGGTTCGTGCTCGTGATGGGCATTTATATCATCCTCAAAGAAATCTTCCTGGCTTAG
- a CDS encoding Crp/Fnr family transcriptional regulator, with translation MENIQKDDVLKQFPQLEQPLQDEILRHSTIRRVGEGDEVLRTGQYIRSTILLLSGLLKVYRQDEEGNEFLMYYLEPGNACALSMMCSARNEQSLIMVRAVDASEVLLIPSHLSEQWLARYKSWHSFVIASYRQRFEELLQTLDSIAFKALDERLLFYLKRHVKVIGKEIRLSHQHIAEELNSSREVISRLLKKLEQTGAITLHRSYIEVHDLEKV, from the coding sequence ATGGAAAACATACAGAAAGACGATGTATTGAAGCAGTTTCCGCAGCTGGAACAACCGCTCCAGGATGAAATCCTTCGGCACAGCACCATCAGGCGGGTGGGGGAAGGCGACGAAGTACTGCGCACCGGGCAGTATATACGCTCTACTATTCTGCTGCTGAGCGGCCTCCTGAAAGTGTATCGCCAGGACGAGGAGGGCAACGAGTTCCTGATGTATTACCTCGAACCAGGCAACGCCTGCGCGCTGTCGATGATGTGCTCGGCCCGCAACGAGCAGAGCCTGATCATGGTCAGGGCGGTGGATGCCTCCGAAGTCCTCCTCATCCCATCGCACCTGTCGGAGCAATGGCTGGCCCGCTACAAGAGCTGGCACAGTTTCGTGATTGCCTCCTATCGCCAGCGCTTCGAGGAACTGCTGCAGACCCTGGACAGCATCGCCTTCAAAGCCCTGGACGAGCGCCTGCTGTTTTACCTGAAACGCCACGTAAAAGTCATTGGGAAAGAAATCAGGCTGTCGCACCAGCACATCGCCGAGGAACTCAACAGCTCCCGCGAGGTGATTTCCCGGCTGCTCAAAAAACTGGAGCAAACCGGCGCCATCACCCTGCACCGCAGCTACATCGAGGTACACGATTTGGAGAAAGTTTAG
- a CDS encoding MBL fold metallo-hydrolase: MKIQQFEDKGLAHYSYAILSECAGEVVLIDPARDPQPYYDYAVAHNAKIVGVIETHPHADFVSSHLEIHQQTGATIYAHSKVGADYLHQAFDEGAALQVGKVKLKSLYTPGHSPDSISVVLEHEGKDKAVFTGDTLFIGDVGRPDLREKAGSITAKREELARQMYHSTREKLMKLDDDVLVYPAHGAGTLCGKGLSEASSSTIGAEKRTNYALQQMSEEEFVKVLTEDQPFIPKYFGYDVGLNKQGAPAYKPSLEGVKRLEQNFSPEEGAVIVDARGEKAFKKGHHKGAINIQNGNKFETWLGSIVGPEERYYLVAESEEQLHELISKAAKIGYELLIKGAFLLDGEANTKSPQLDVEAFGQHPEDYTIVDIRNASEVKGGRFFENSINIPLPELRERAGEIPTDKPVVVHCAGGYRSAAGSSIVEAALPGATVLDLSEAVNKFK, from the coding sequence ATGAAAATACAACAGTTTGAAGACAAAGGCCTTGCACATTATTCATATGCCATTCTGAGCGAGTGCGCCGGTGAGGTGGTGCTGATAGACCCGGCCCGCGACCCGCAGCCATACTATGATTACGCAGTAGCCCACAACGCAAAAATTGTAGGGGTGATCGAGACGCACCCGCACGCTGACTTTGTGAGCTCTCACCTGGAGATTCATCAACAAACAGGGGCTACCATATATGCGCACAGCAAAGTGGGCGCCGACTATCTGCACCAGGCCTTCGACGAGGGCGCTGCACTGCAGGTGGGTAAGGTCAAGCTGAAGTCGCTGTACACCCCCGGCCACTCCCCGGACAGCATCAGCGTGGTGCTGGAGCACGAGGGCAAAGACAAAGCGGTTTTCACAGGCGACACGCTCTTTATCGGGGACGTGGGCCGGCCGGACCTCCGGGAGAAGGCAGGCAGCATCACGGCCAAACGCGAAGAACTCGCGCGGCAGATGTACCACAGCACCCGCGAAAAGCTGATGAAACTGGATGATGACGTGCTGGTGTACCCGGCGCACGGTGCAGGCACGCTCTGCGGCAAAGGCCTGAGCGAGGCCAGCAGCAGCACCATCGGAGCGGAGAAGCGAACCAACTACGCGCTGCAGCAGATGAGCGAGGAGGAGTTCGTGAAGGTGCTGACGGAGGATCAGCCGTTCATCCCGAAATACTTTGGCTATGATGTAGGTCTCAACAAGCAGGGTGCCCCAGCCTACAAGCCAAGCCTGGAAGGCGTGAAACGGCTGGAGCAGAACTTCAGCCCGGAGGAGGGAGCGGTAATTGTGGATGCCCGCGGTGAGAAGGCGTTCAAGAAAGGGCATCACAAAGGCGCCATCAACATCCAGAACGGGAACAAGTTTGAGACCTGGCTGGGCAGCATCGTGGGCCCGGAAGAGCGTTATTACCTGGTGGCGGAGAGCGAGGAGCAGTTGCACGAGCTTATCTCGAAAGCGGCCAAAATAGGATATGAGCTCCTCATAAAAGGCGCTTTCTTACTGGACGGCGAGGCAAACACCAAGTCACCCCAACTGGATGTGGAGGCATTCGGCCAGCACCCGGAAGATTACACCATCGTGGACATCCGGAACGCCTCCGAGGTAAAAGGCGGCCGTTTCTTCGAAAACTCCATCAACATCCCGCTGCCGGAACTGCGCGAGCGCGCCGGTGAGATCCCGACCGACAAGCCCGTGGTAGTGCATTGCGCAGGCGGTTACCGGTCGGCGGCCGGAAGCAGCATTGTGGAGGCAGCGCTCCCCGGTGCCACGGTGCTGGACCTGAGCGAGGCGGTCAACAAGTTCAAATAA